TCGACCTTCCGAGCGCCGATCGCCGGATCGCGCTGCTCGACGAGTTCGGCGGAGCGGCCGTCCTGCGGGTCGACGCCGTCGCCGAGGACCAGGCCTCTCAGCTCGTGGTCATCGTCCGCGCAAAGGAGACGTCGGTGCTCCGCGACGTGCACGACGTCGTGGAGCACCCACGGTGAAGCCGGTTCGGATCAGATGCCGAGGTCGCCCTCGAAGGCCGCTGCCTCGAGGCGCGACTTGACCGCACCCAGGAAGCGGGCGGCGTCGGCACCGTCGATGATGCGGTGGTCGTACGACAGCGCGAGGTAGACGTAAGAGCGCACCGAGATCGCGTCCTTGCCGTCGACCGTCACGATGCCGGGGCGCTTGACGACGATGCCCGTGCCGAGGATCGCGGACTGGGGCAGGAACACGACGGGGGTGTCGAACAGCGCGCCGCGCGAACCCGTGTTCGTCAGCGTGAAGGTGCCGCCGGCGAGCTCGTCGGGCTTGAGCTTGTTCTCACGCGTGCGCGCCGCGAGATCGGCGATCTCGTGCGCGATCTGCGCGAGGTTCTTGCTCGCGGCGTCGCGGAGCACCGGGGTGAGCAGGCCGCGCTCCGTGTCGACCGCGATCGACAGGTTCTCGGTCGGCGGGTAGACGATGTCGGTGCCGTCGACCGTGGAGTTGACCACGGGGTACGCCTGCAGCGCCTCGGCCGCCGCGAGGGCGAAGAACGGCAGGAACGACAGCTTGTCGCCCGTCTTGGACTGGAAGTCGCCCTTCACCTTGTCGCGGAACGACGAGAGCTTCGTCACGTCGACCTCGACGACGGTCGTGAGCTGAGCCGTCGACTGCATCGAGGCGACCGCGCGCTCGGCGAGCACCTTGCGCAGACGCGACATCGGCTGGGTCGTCCCGCGGAGCGGCGAGATCTCGAGCTTCGGTGCGGCCGGTGCGGCCGGCGCCTCTGCAGGAGCGGCCGGCGCCGATGCCGCCTCGGCGGCCTTCAGCACGTCTTCCTTGCGGATGCGTCCGCCGACTCCCGTGCCCGTGACGGTCGCGAGGTCGACGCCCTGCTGCTGCGCCAGCCGGCGCACCAGCGGGGTGACGTACGTGGGAACGTCCGAGTCGTCCGAGCCCTGGGCCGCGGCGGCTGCCGGGGCTCCGGAGGGGGGCGCGGCCTGTGCGGGCGCGGCCTGAGCAGGAGCGGCCTGTGCCGGAGCGGACTGAGCCGGAGCGGCGGCCGGGGCAGGGGCTGCCTGCGCGGGCGCTGCCTGCGCGGGGGCTGCCTGTGCGGGCGCGGGCGCTGCCTGGGCAGGCGCCTCCTGAGCCGGCGTGGCCGGGGCGGCGGGCTCCGGGGCGGCCTCCTGCGCAGGAGCCTGCGCGGCCGGGGCTGGAGCGGGAGCGGCGCTGTCGCCGATGCGGGCGAGAGCCGCGCCGACGGCGACCGTCTCGTCCTCCTTCACGAGGATCTCCTGCAGAACGCCGGCGAACGGCGACGGGATCTCGGTGTCGACCTTGTCGGTCGAGATCTCGAGGAGGGGCTCGTCGGTCTCGACGGAGTCGCCGACCTCTTTGAGCCAGCGCGTGACGGTGCCCTCGGTGACACTCTCGCCGAGCTCGGGGAGGACGACCTCCTTGCCGCCGGACGCGGCGGGGGCGGATGCCTCGGCAGCCGGAGCCGCGGGAGCCTGCTCTGCGGCCGGCGCGGCCTCTGCGGCCGGCGCGGCCTCTGCGGCAGGTGCCGGGGCCTCCTGCGCCGGCGCCGCCTCAGCGGGCGCGGACTCGGCCTGCGCGGGAGCCTGCTCGGGCGCGGGAGACTCGGCGGGAGCCGACGAGCCGTCGCCGATCTTGGCCAGCACGGCGCCGACCTCGACGGTCTCGTCCTCCTGGACGAGGATCTCTTCGATCACGCCGCCCACCGGCGAAGGGATCTCGGTGTCGACCTTGTCGGTGGAGATCTCGAGCAGACCCTCGTCCGCCTCGATGGTGTCACCGACCTTCTTGAGCCAGCGGGTGACCGTTCCCTCGGTGACGCTCTCTCCGAGCGCGGGGAGGACCACGGATGTGCTCATGGGACTGTCTCCTTCAAGATGCCGATGTCGTGTCTAGCTTAGTGATGAGGTTCGTACGTCGGGGTTCACAGGGTGTGCAGCGGCTTGCCCGCGAGAGCCAGGAAGGCCTCGCCGAGGGCCTCGCTCTGCGTGGGGTGCGCGTGCACGAACGGCGCGATGTCTTCGGGGTGCGCCTCCCACCCGACGATGAGCTGCCCCTCCGTGATGAGCTCGCCGACGCGGTCGCCGATGAGGTGCACCCCAAGGACCGGACCCTCCTTCTGACGCACGACCTTGGCGATGCCCGACGTGCCGAGGATCTCGCTCTTGCCGTTGCCGGCGAGGTTGTACTCGTAGGCGACGATGCCGTCGGCTCCGTGAGCCTCGACGGCCTTGGCCTCGGTGAGGCCCACCGAGGCGACCTCGGGATGCGAGTACGTCACCCGCGGGACGTGCACGTCGGGGATGAGGACGGGCGAGAGCCCGGCGATCTCCTCCGCGACGAAGATGCCCTGCTGGAAGCCGCGGTGCGCGAGCTGAAGTCCGGGGACGATATCGCCGACGGCCCACACGTGGTCGACCGACGTGCGCAGCCGGTCGTCCGTGACGACGAAGCCCCGGTCGATGGTGACGCCGGCCTCTTCGAAGCCGAGCCCGGCCGTGGCCGGACCGCGGCCCACCGCCACGAGGAGGTAGTCCGCCTCGAACGTCTTCCCGTCTTCGAGCGTCACGGTCACGGCATCCGTCGTCTGGGTCGCGCTCGCGAAGCGCACACCGAGGGAGTACGCGATGCCGCGCTTGCGGAACGCACGCTCGAGGCCCTTGCTGAGGGCGAGGTCTTCGACGGGGACCAGGTGATCGAGCGCCTCGACGATCGTCACGTCGACGCCGAACGAGCGCCAGACGCTCGCGAACTCGACGCCGATGACACCGCCGCCGAGCACCACGACGGACCGCGGCACCTCGGTCAGCTCGAGGGCCTGCTCGCTCGTGAGGATGCGGCCGCCGATCTCGAGCCCCGGCAGGGTGCGGCTGTACGAGCCGGTCGCCAGGATGACGTCGGTGCCGATGTAGCGGTCGTCGCCGACGCGCACCGCGCGGTCGCGCTCCAGGCGGCCTTCGCCGTGCACGACCTCGATCTTGCGGGCCTTCACGAGTCCCTCGAGGCCCTTGTACTTCTTGGCGACGATGCCCTCGCGGTACGTGCGGACGCCGTCGATGTCGATCGACTCGAAGGAGGAGCGGACGCCGAACGAGGCCGACTCCCGCACGTTGTCGGCGATCTCGGCCGCGTGGAGCAGCGCCTTCGTCGGGATGCACCCGCGGTGGAGGCACGTGCCGCCCACCTTGTCCTTCTCGATCAGCGCGACCGACTTGCCGAGTTCGGCTGCACGGAGGGCGGCGGCGTACCCGCCGCTGCCACCGCCGAGCACCACGATGTCGAAGCTGTGATCGGTCAACGCCCGGCCTCCTCGCCGATGAAGTGGATGAGCGACCGGACGGTCGCCCCGGTGGGGCCCTTGTCGGTGAAGCCGAAGGGACCGCCCTTGTTCATGCCGACGCCGGCGATGTCGAGGTGCACCCAGGGGATCCGTCCCGCGTCGTCGGCGTCCGACGACCGCCCGACGAAGTGGCGCAGGAAGAGCCCTGCGAAGAGCGAGCCGCCCGCGGGATCGCCCACCTTCGCGTTGACGAGATCGGCGATCGGGGAGTCCAGCTCGTCCTTCATGTGCTCGGGGAGGGGCAGCTGCCACGCGAGCTCGCCCGCCTCGGCCGACGCGGCCAGATAGCGCGCGACCGCGTCGTCGTCGCCCATGACGCCGGCGTGACGGGTGCCCAGGGCGATCGTGATGGCACCTGTCAGCGTCGCGATGTCGACGATGACGTCGGGATGCTCGCGACTCGCCGCGACCAGGCCGTCAGCGAGAACCAGGCGTCCCTCGGCATCCGTGTTCAGGACCTCGACGGTCGAGCCGTCCAGGAGCCGCAGCACATCGCCGGGGCGCGTCGCGCGACCGGAGGGCATGTTGTCGGCGATGCACAGCCACGCCGAGACGCGTACCGGGAGCGCGAGGGCCGCGGCGGCCCGGAGGACGGCGAGCGCCGTCGCCGCGCCGCACATGTCGTACTTCATGCCGACCATCGCCGCAGCGGGCTTGAGCGACAGACCGCCCGTGTCGAAGGTGATGCCCTTGCCGACGAGCGCGACGTGACGTGTCGCACCGTCGGGCGCATAGTCCAGGCGGACGAGGCGCGGAGGCCGGTCGGAACCCTGCCCGACACCGAGGATCCCGCCGTAGCCGCCGGCAGCGAGCGCGGTCTCGTCGAGCACCTCGACCGTGACGGGCAGGTCGGCGACAGAGGCTGCGGCGCGGTCGGCGAAGTCCGCCGGTCCGAGCCACTCGGCCGGGATCGACACGAGGTCCTTGACGAGCGCGACGGCACCGGCGACGGCCGTCACGGCCGCGACGGCGTCGTCGTCGACCGCGTCGGAGCCGTGGATCCGAACGCGCGAAGCGCGGGGCTTCGGCGCATCCGACTTGTAGCCGTCGAAGCGGTAGCCGCCGAGTGCGGCACCCTCCGCGGCGGCTCGCCAGAGCTGCGGGTCGGCGGCGGGTGCGGCCACGGCGACGGACCCGAACCCGGTGAGGGTGCGGATGCCTGCGCCGACGGCATCGCGGAGGGCCGCGGCATCCGGATTCGCGCCCGTTCCGACCACTGCGAGCGGAAGCGCCGTGGAGTCAGGAGCGAACGCCCGCTGATACGAGCCCGGAGCGCCCGTGAATCCGGTGCCGACGAGAGCGTCGCGCAGCCCGGGCCAGTCGTCGAGCCCGGGGGAGTCATCCCTGTCGAGCGGGGGGAGCGCCAGGAGGATGGCGTCTGCGTCGGCTTCTCGGATCGGTGCGGTGGAGTACTCGAGGTCGGGGAACGACATGGGTTCCATCCTAGGGAGCCGGTGTTCGCTGTCAGCGGGATGCCGCGGGCCCTGGGGACGAACACGGCTCGTAGCATGGACCCATGCCCCAGTCCGCGCCCCTCTTCGAGCGTGCCGTCTCGGCTCCGCCGGTGCCGGCCGGCCTTCCGCTCGTCATCGCGCTGACGGGATTCACCGACGCGGGGAGCGCCGTGAGCGGCCTCGTGGACTATCTGCGCGACGAACTCGACCCCACTCCCGTCGCCGTCTTCTCCAATGACGTCCTGCTCGACTACCGGGCGCGTCGTCCGATCATCTCGTTCGACCAGGACCACCTCACGGACTACCGGCCGCCGCGTCTCGAGCTTTCGCTGGCCCACGACTCGGTCGGGCAGCCGTTCCTCGCGCTCGCGGGCTACGAGCCGGACTTCGCATGGGATGCCTTCGCGTCGACCATCGTCGAATTCGCCGAGACCTTCGCGGTGTCGACCGTGACCTGGGTGCACGCCATCCCCATGCCCGTCCCGCACACGCGGCCCATCGGCACGACGGTGAGCGGCACGCGCGACGAGCTGACCGAGGCCCACTCCGTCTGGAAGCCGCACACTCAGGTGCCGGCGACGGCGGGGCATCTGCTCGAGTACCGGCTCTCGCAGGAGGGCTTCGCCATTGCGGGATTCGTGCTGCTCGTCCCGCACTATCTCGGCGACACCGAGTATCCGGCGGCGACGCTCGCGGGTCTCGACAGCATCACCGCGGCGACGGGACTCGTCTTCACGGGCGACGACCTCCGCGAGCAGAACCGCGAGTACCTGACGAAGGTCGATGAGCAGGTCACCGGAAGCGAGGAGCTCTCGCGCATGCTCGAGGGCCTCGAGGAGCGCTACGACGCCTACATGGCGGGGTCGACCCTCGCCACCCCGATCATCCACACGGGCGATCTGCCGAGCGCGGACGAGCTCGCCGCGGAGCTGGAGCGGTTCCTCGCGACACGCCCGTCCGGCGACGACGACAAGCGTCCCTGACGGGAATGCGCGCCGTCTCGCGCGCGTTCCCTCTAAGTGCGTGTTCTCCCGCCCGTCATACCGCGGGGAGTGTGAGACAATAGATGACCTGACCCGTTGTCAACCCCTTCCTTGAGACCAACTCAGAGGTTCGGGGACTTGACAAGGGTCTTACTAGTGTCCGAAATCGATCGGGGGGCGCCGGACGCAGCGCCCGCCGATGAAAGGCGAAACGTGACCTCGAGCACGAAGACCACACCTCGATCCCGAGCAGCGCAGGACACCGAGGCAGAGACCCCCGTCGAGGAGGTCGAGACGAAGCCCGCCACCGCCAAGCGCACCGCCGCGAAGACGAAGGCCCCCGCGAAGGCCAAGGCCGCGCCCAAGGCGAGCAAGGCCAAGGCGAAGGACGACGAGTCCGGCGACGACGAGGACCTCGACGACGACGTCGAACTCGATGCCGCCGATCTCGAAGAGGACGTCGCCGTCGATGAGGACTCCGATGACGAGTCGGACGAGCCGGCCGCCGCGCCCGCGGCGCGCGCGAAGACGGCTGCGACGACGGATGCCGAGTCCGCCGACGAGGAGGACGACGAGGAGGAGGGCACGAAGGCCCCCGTCTTCGCCGAGCCCCTCCCGACCGGCGCCATCGTCATCTCGTCGAGCGATGAGGACGACATCCCCGTCTACTCGACGCAGATCACCGGCGCCACGGCCGACCCCGTCAAGGACTACCTGAAGCAGATCGGCAAGGTCCCGCTCCTCAACGCGGCCGAAGAGGTCGAGCTGGCGATGCGCATCGAGGCGGGGTTGTTCGCCGAAGAGAAGCTGTCGCACATGACGGCGGCCGAGAAGTCGTCCCAGCTGGGCCTCGACCTGCAGTGGGTCGCCCGCGACGGCCAGCGCGCCAAGTCGCACCTGCTGGGTGCGAACCTCCGCCTCGTCGTCTCGCTCGCCAAGCGGTACACGGGCCGCGGCATGCAGTTCCTGGATCTCATCCAGGAGGGCAACCTCGGTCTGATCCGCGCCGTCGAGAAGTTCGACTACACCAAGGGCTTCAAGTTCTCGACCTACGCGACCTGGTGGATCCGTCAGGCCATCACGCGCGCCATGGCCGACCAGGCCCGCACGATCCGCATTCCCGTCCACATGGTCGAGGTCATCAACAAGCTCGCGCGCGTCCAGCGCCAGATGCTCCAGGACCTCGGTCGCGAACCCACGCCGGAAGAGCTCAGCCGCGAGCTCGACATGACCCCCGAGAAGGTCATCGAGGTGCAGAAGTACGGCCGCGAGCCGATCTCGCTGCACACCCCGCTCGGCGAGGACGGCGACAGCGAGTTCGGCGACCTCATCGAAGACACCGAGGCGGTCGTCCCGGCCGACGCGGTGGGCTTCACGATGCTGCAGCGTCAGCTCGAGTCGCTTCTCGACTCCCTCTCGGAGCGCGAGGCGGGCGTGATCCGCATGCGCTTCGGCCTCGGCGACGGCCAGCCGAAGACCCTCGACCAGATCGGCGACACCTTCGGCGTCACGCGTGAGCGCATCCGCCAGATCGAGTCCAAGACGATGGCCAAGCTGCGGCATCCCTCCCGCTCGCAGTCCCTCCGGGACTACCTCGAATGAGCGCCGAGGCCAACGCCGGCAAGGCGCTGACCGTCGACCTCGAGGGCGCGAGCTTCTCACGGATTCCGATCAAGACGCGCGTCGTCATGCCCGGCGACGACCTCGACTCGTTCGTGCGCGAGTACGCGAGTGAGGTCGTGCAGCCGGGTGACACGCTGTTCGTGACCGAGAAGATCGTCGCCATCACGCAGGGACGCTCCTTCCCGGTCGACTCGATCAAGCCGCGTCGTCTCGCGTTCTTCCTGTCGAAGTTCGTCGTGAAGACGCCCTACGGCATCGGGCTCGGCATGCCCGAGACGATGGAGATGGCGCTGCGCGAGTGCGGCACGCTGCGCATCCTGTTCGCGGCATCCGTCTCGGCCGTCACGAAGCTGTTCGGCCGCAAGGGCGACTTCTACCGCATCGCGGGCGACAAGGCGCGGGCCATCGACGGCCCGACGAGCGGCACCATCCCGCCGTACAACAAGGCGGTCGTGCTCGGCCCCGAGAAGCCCCGTGAGGTCGCGCAGCGCCTGAAGGCCCTCCTCGGCGGCGTGCCCGAGGTCGCGGTCGTCGACATCAACGACATCGGCGGCAACATCCTCGGCTCGACGCTCACGAAGGACGGCGACAAGCAGCTCGTGACCATCCTCCGCGACAACCCGCTCGGGCAGGGGCATCAGTCGACGCCCCTCGGCATCGTGCGGAAGACGACGGCCTCCGCTTAGGCCCAGACGTACGAAGACCCCCGTCATCCCTTCTCGTCGAGGGAGGATGACGGGGGTCTTCGCGTGCGGCGTGCGCGAGGTCAGCGCTGGGAGTCGAGGTAGTGCCGGACGGTGACGTCGCGCTCGACCAGGTAGCGCTCGTCCTCGGGATAGAAGACGGCGCGATCGACCTCGTCGCCCGCGAACGCGCGGATCGCCTCCATCGACTCCCAGCGCGACACCGTGACGATCTCCGTCAGCCCGTCGGGGAGGTCGCGCGACAGCATCCAGGCGTCGAGATTCCCCGGTGTCGCGCGATACTCCTCCATGCCCGTGCGGGCGATGTAGTCGAGGTAGGTGTCGCGGTCCTCGGTGCGGATCACGCCGCGCCACATCCGCACGATCGGCTGTGAAGAGCTCATCGTCCTAGGATGCTCCGGTCCGGCGGTGCGCGCACCCCCGGGCCGACGAGCGGCTCGACCGCCTCAGAACCCGATCGCGGCCCGGTAGCGGGGCTTGTGCCCCGTGCGGATGCCCGTCGCGCTCGGCTTGTTCTCGTAGACGCCGGCCGCCCAATTGCCCTCGACCAGAACCGGACCGGTCGGGGTCACGACGATGTCCCAGCCGACATACTGCACCTGCGGCACGACCCGGGCGACGCGGTCGACGAAGGCGACGACCTCGTCCATGAGTGGAAGTCGGAAGTCGGGGATGCGCACGCGCGACTCAGGGTGGAACTCGTGGATGTGGCCGTGGGAGTCGTAGCCCTTGCCCAGCGCGCGACCCTCGTCGTCGAGCATGGTGTAGAAGCCGCCGTAGGTCATCTGGTCGCTCACTGCGCCGCGTCCGAACTTCTGCGCGATCGCGAGGATGTGCGTCTTCTCGCCGTCGAAGAAGGCCGTGACGCGCGTCGTGTTGACCGTCCCGGGGCAGACGGCCGCGAGGTCGTCGTGCTGGACGATGACCTCCTCGATCAGCAGCTCGCCGCGCTCGAGCAGACCGCGGTGGAAGCCGTTCCAGTCCTCGATCTCGGCCGCGTGGTATCGGTGCACGCCCGTGCCCGCCTGTCCGACGGGCTCCTTGGTGACGATCGTGCCGAGCCGCTCGGCGAAGGCGCGGACGGCGTCGGCGTTCCCCTCTTCGACGACCATCCACTGGCGGTGAAGGTGGTCACTGAAGACCCGGTCGAACGCCACCTTGTCCTGGAAGATGTGCCGGAAGTCGGGGTGGTCGTACTTCTGCGAGAGCTGGTTCGACACGGGGTGCGTCATGTAAGTCGCCCGTTCGGCCGCGTTCAGGATCGCGAAGTCGTAGTCGATGTAGTCCTGGAACCCGACGTTCTTGAAACCCGCCTGCCACAGCATGTCCGCCACGATCGCGGGGCGCCACTTGCCGTGCTCTTCGGACGCCTCCCTGGCGCGTTCCAGCACCGATCCGACGTCGATGCGACGCGCTCGTCCGGCGAGGTAGCGAAGGCGGGGCGCGAGGCCGAGGCCCTTCGAAGGCATGCGTGCTCCAGGGTCGGGGGTGGGGGACCTCGATAGTCTAGACGGCGTGTTTCAGGCCGACGGGATGACGGATGCCGCGCCACGGCGCAGCGGTCCCGTCGCGACGATCGACCACCGCGCGCTGCGCGCCAACGTCGAGAGGCTCCTGCTCCGCGCCGACGACCAGTACGCCGTCGCGGACCTCCGTCACGACGCGTGGGGTCACGGCCTTCGGCCCGTCGCGAGGACGCTCGCCGAAGCGGGTGTCGACGCCTTCATCGTCGACGAGGGTGAGGCGGAAGCCATGACGGGCGACTTCTCCGGCGTCGCGGTGAGCGCGGCCGGCGGCGCCACACTGGACGGCACCGAGATCTACGGCCTCTCGGCGGCCGGGCCGACGCCGGTCATGCGTCTCTCGGGCTTCGTGCTGCTCACGAAGGAGCTCCGAGCGGGGGAGGGCGTGTCCTACGGCTACACCCACCGCGCCGCGCACGACACCCGCGTGGCACTCGTCACGGGAGGGTACGCGCAGGGCATCGTCCGGGGACTCGGCGACCGCGTGTCGGTCGCGATCGGCCCACTCCGCTGTCCGATCGTGGGACGGGTCGCGATGGATGTCTGCGTCGTCGACATCGGCGATGGCGACGTGGCGCGTGGCGACGCCGTCGTCTTCTTCGGGCCGGCGGACGGCGACCCGGCGCTCTCGGACTGGACAGACGCGACAGGGCTGTCGGCTGCAGAGATCGTGACGGCGGTGGGGCTCCGCGCCCAGCGGGAGCACATCGCATGAAGGCCGTGCTCCGCATCGATTCCGGCGCTTTCGCCGGGAACCTCGCCGAGATCCGCCGCCGGGTGGCGCCGGCCGAGCACATGCTCGTCGTCAAGGACGACGCCTACGGCCACGGGCTCGAGCGCATCGTTTCGCTCGCCTGGGCGGAGGGCGTCCGCTGGTTCGGCGCCTTCGACGTCCGGACCGGTCAGGCGGTGCGCGCCGAGCTCGGCGACGACGCGCGGATCTTCGTGTGGATCGTCGCGACGGCCGACGAGGCGCGGAGCGCCGTGGCTGCCGGCCTCGACATCGGGGTGGGTGACGGCATCCTCCTGGAAGACGTCGCCGCCGCCGAGGGTGTCGGGCGGGTTCACCTCAAGATCGACACCGGCCTGCACCGCAACGGCGTGCGGCCCGAGGAATGGCCGGCGTTCGTGGCGAGGGCTGCAGAGCTCGAGCGCGCGGGCGAAATCGAGGTCGTCGGCATCTGGAGCCACATCGCCGAGGCCTCCGACGAGGAGGACGACGCGGCACGGGCGCTGTACGACCGGGCGGTCGCGCAGGCCGGGGATGCCGGTCTCCGCCCCCGGCTCCGACACCTCGCCGCATCAGCCGCCGGTTTCGCCCGGCCCGAGTTCCGCTACGACCTCGTGCGGATCGGCGCCTTCGCGTACGGCATCCGTCCCGCGGATGGTCCGGGCGAGGCTGAGCTCGGCATCCGCCCGATCTCGAGTCTGATCGCCCGGGTCACCGGCGTCGACGGGACGAGCGTGCGGATCCACGTCGGCGCGCTCGACGGACTGCCGTCGACGCTCGCGGGAAGGCTCCGCGTCGGGACGCCCGATGGTCCGCGCGCCGTGCGTGCCATCGGCGCGGACGAGAGCATCGTCGACGCATGGCCGACGGCGACGGTCGGTGACGAGATCTTCGTGGTGGGCGCCGGCGCGCCGCAGAGCGTCACCGACGCGGCAGAGCAACTGGGAACGATCGGCGAAGAGATCGCCTTGCGGTTTGCACCGACGATGCGGCGCGAGTACTGCGGGAAGTGAGTCTTACTCGCTGAGGCGCGAGGTCTCGTCGTGCCAGGAGGTGGCGATGGCGCGCAGCTTCTCTTCGTACTTGCGGCCGTGGTGGGCGCAGAACAGCAGCTCGCTGCCGTTGACCTCGGCGGCGATGTAGGCCTGGGCGCCACACGAATCGCAGCGGTCCATCGCGGTGAGGCGGTACTCGAGGACAGCGCCCGGCTCGGTAGGGGTCGAAAGCGTGTTCATCTCGGTGCCTCCTCTGTGCTGTGTCACTCTGTCACGTCGCTTCTGCGAGTCCATAGATATAACCACGCGATTGTTTCGCGAATGCCGTGAACAGATGACATTTCGCTCACCGCGTACCGCGGCGCCGGCAGGTCGTGTCTGTGCAAGGCGGGGTCGGATGCCCCGGATACGCTTGAGGATTGTGACCGCCGAGTATTCCGCCCATCATCTCCAGGTGCTGGAGGGCCTCGAAGCGGTCCGCAAGCGCCCCGGCATGTACATCGGCTCGACGGACTCCCGGGGCCTCATGCACTGCCTCTGGGAGATCATCGACAACGCGGTCGACGAGGCGCTCGCCGGCAACGGCAGCCGCATCGAGATCGTGCTCCACCCCGACGGGAGCGTCGAGGTCCGCGATCAGGGCCGCGGCATCCCTGTCGACATCGAGCCGCGCACCGGCCTCT
This genomic interval from Microbacterium sp. 4R-513 contains the following:
- the sucB gene encoding 2-oxoglutarate dehydrogenase, E2 component, dihydrolipoamide succinyltransferase, with the protein product MSTSVVLPALGESVTEGTVTRWLKKVGDTIEADEGLLEISTDKVDTEIPSPVGGVIEEILVQEDETVEVGAVLAKIGDGSSAPAESPAPEQAPAQAESAPAEAAPAQEAPAPAAEAAPAAEAAPAAEQAPAAPAAEASAPAASGGKEVVLPELGESVTEGTVTRWLKEVGDSVETDEPLLEISTDKVDTEIPSPFAGVLQEILVKEDETVAVGAALARIGDSAAPAPAPAAQAPAQEAAPEPAAPATPAQEAPAQAAPAPAQAAPAQAAPAQAAPAPAAAPAQSAPAQAAPAQAAPAQAAPPSGAPAAAAAQGSDDSDVPTYVTPLVRRLAQQQGVDLATVTGTGVGGRIRKEDVLKAAEAASAPAAPAEAPAAPAAPKLEISPLRGTTQPMSRLRKVLAERAVASMQSTAQLTTVVEVDVTKLSSFRDKVKGDFQSKTGDKLSFLPFFALAAAEALQAYPVVNSTVDGTDIVYPPTENLSIAVDTERGLLTPVLRDAASKNLAQIAHEIADLAARTRENKLKPDELAGGTFTLTNTGSRGALFDTPVVFLPQSAILGTGIVVKRPGIVTVDGKDAISVRSYVYLALSYDHRIIDGADAARFLGAVKSRLEAAAFEGDLGI
- a CDS encoding alanine racemase C-terminal domain-containing protein; translated protein: MFQADGMTDAAPRRSGPVATIDHRALRANVERLLLRADDQYAVADLRHDAWGHGLRPVARTLAEAGVDAFIVDEGEAEAMTGDFSGVAVSAAGGATLDGTEIYGLSAAGPTPVMRLSGFVLLTKELRAGEGVSYGYTHRAAHDTRVALVTGGYAQGIVRGLGDRVSVAIGPLRCPIVGRVAMDVCVVDIGDGDVARGDAVVFFGPADGDPALSDWTDATGLSAAEIVTAVGLRAQREHIA
- a CDS encoding PAC2 family protein — encoded protein: MPQSAPLFERAVSAPPVPAGLPLVIALTGFTDAGSAVSGLVDYLRDELDPTPVAVFSNDVLLDYRARRPIISFDQDHLTDYRPPRLELSLAHDSVGQPFLALAGYEPDFAWDAFASTIVEFAETFAVSTVTWVHAIPMPVPHTRPIGTTVSGTRDELTEAHSVWKPHTQVPATAGHLLEYRLSQEGFAIAGFVLLVPHYLGDTEYPAATLAGLDSITAATGLVFTGDDLREQNREYLTKVDEQVTGSEELSRMLEGLEERYDAYMAGSTLATPIIHTGDLPSADELAAELERFLATRPSGDDDKRP
- a CDS encoding sugar-transfer associated ATP-grasp domain-containing protein, with translation MPSKGLGLAPRLRYLAGRARRIDVGSVLERAREASEEHGKWRPAIVADMLWQAGFKNVGFQDYIDYDFAILNAAERATYMTHPVSNQLSQKYDHPDFRHIFQDKVAFDRVFSDHLHRQWMVVEEGNADAVRAFAERLGTIVTKEPVGQAGTGVHRYHAAEIEDWNGFHRGLLERGELLIEEVIVQHDDLAAVCPGTVNTTRVTAFFDGEKTHILAIAQKFGRGAVSDQMTYGGFYTMLDDEGRALGKGYDSHGHIHEFHPESRVRIPDFRLPLMDEVVAFVDRVARVVPQVQYVGWDIVVTPTGPVLVEGNWAAGVYENKPSATGIRTGHKPRYRAAIGF
- a CDS encoding RNA polymerase sigma factor; amino-acid sequence: MTSSTKTTPRSRAAQDTEAETPVEEVETKPATAKRTAAKTKAPAKAKAAPKASKAKAKDDESGDDEDLDDDVELDAADLEEDVAVDEDSDDESDEPAAAPAARAKTAATTDAESADEEDDEEEGTKAPVFAEPLPTGAIVISSSDEDDIPVYSTQITGATADPVKDYLKQIGKVPLLNAAEEVELAMRIEAGLFAEEKLSHMTAAEKSSQLGLDLQWVARDGQRAKSHLLGANLRLVVSLAKRYTGRGMQFLDLIQEGNLGLIRAVEKFDYTKGFKFSTYATWWIRQAITRAMADQARTIRIPVHMVEVINKLARVQRQMLQDLGREPTPEELSRELDMTPEKVIEVQKYGREPISLHTPLGEDGDSEFGDLIEDTEAVVPADAVGFTMLQRQLESLLDSLSEREAGVIRMRFGLGDGQPKTLDQIGDTFGVTRERIRQIESKTMAKLRHPSRSQSLRDYLE
- the lpdA gene encoding dihydrolipoyl dehydrogenase yields the protein MTDHSFDIVVLGGGSGGYAAALRAAELGKSVALIEKDKVGGTCLHRGCIPTKALLHAAEIADNVRESASFGVRSSFESIDIDGVRTYREGIVAKKYKGLEGLVKARKIEVVHGEGRLERDRAVRVGDDRYIGTDVILATGSYSRTLPGLEIGGRILTSEQALELTEVPRSVVVLGGGVIGVEFASVWRSFGVDVTIVEALDHLVPVEDLALSKGLERAFRKRGIAYSLGVRFASATQTTDAVTVTLEDGKTFEADYLLVAVGRGPATAGLGFEEAGVTIDRGFVVTDDRLRTSVDHVWAVGDIVPGLQLAHRGFQQGIFVAEEIAGLSPVLIPDVHVPRVTYSHPEVASVGLTEAKAVEAHGADGIVAYEYNLAGNGKSEILGTSGIAKVVRQKEGPVLGVHLIGDRVGELITEGQLIVGWEAHPEDIAPFVHAHPTQSEALGEAFLALAGKPLHTL
- a CDS encoding coenzyme F420-0:L-glutamate ligase yields the protein MSAEANAGKALTVDLEGASFSRIPIKTRVVMPGDDLDSFVREYASEVVQPGDTLFVTEKIVAITQGRSFPVDSIKPRRLAFFLSKFVVKTPYGIGLGMPETMEMALRECGTLRILFAASVSAVTKLFGRKGDFYRIAGDKARAIDGPTSGTIPPYNKAVVLGPEKPREVAQRLKALLGGVPEVAVVDINDIGGNILGSTLTKDGDKQLVTILRDNPLGQGHQSTPLGIVRKTTASA
- a CDS encoding leucyl aminopeptidase yields the protein MSFPDLEYSTAPIREADADAILLALPPLDRDDSPGLDDWPGLRDALVGTGFTGAPGSYQRAFAPDSTALPLAVVGTGANPDAAALRDAVGAGIRTLTGFGSVAVAAPAADPQLWRAAAEGAALGGYRFDGYKSDAPKPRASRVRIHGSDAVDDDAVAAVTAVAGAVALVKDLVSIPAEWLGPADFADRAAASVADLPVTVEVLDETALAAGGYGGILGVGQGSDRPPRLVRLDYAPDGATRHVALVGKGITFDTGGLSLKPAAAMVGMKYDMCGAATALAVLRAAAALALPVRVSAWLCIADNMPSGRATRPGDVLRLLDGSTVEVLNTDAEGRLVLADGLVAASREHPDVIVDIATLTGAITIALGTRHAGVMGDDDAVARYLAASAEAGELAWQLPLPEHMKDELDSPIADLVNAKVGDPAGGSLFAGLFLRHFVGRSSDADDAGRIPWVHLDIAGVGMNKGGPFGFTDKGPTGATVRSLIHFIGEEAGR